GAACGGCGGCGCGATCGCTATCGGACATCCCATCGGCGCCTCGGGCGCGCGGGTACTGAACACACTGCTCTTCGAGATGCAGCGACGCGACGCTAAGAAGGGTCTCGCCACGCTCTGCATCGGCGGCGGCATGGGCGTTGCCCTCTGCGTCGAGCGCGACTGAGCAAAGCCCGGCAGGGGCAGATGTGGCGGGGCGCAGCGCGCCCCGCTTTTTCATACCCATCCGCACCCGCGACACTTCATGCGAAAAACGACTTGATCTCCGGCACCACATGAGCGTGAGATGGACGGTGACGGACCTGCGTCCCGAGCCGTGCAGGAGAGAGATTTTCCAAATTCGCGCAGCAATATTGTTGCGAATGAGGAATAATTTTAATAACAAGATTTCTAACAGAAATTTAGATGAGGAGGAGAACCCATGTCCAGAGTTGCACTCGTGACCGGCGGGTCGCGCGGGATCGGCGCGGCGATTTCCAAGGCACTGAAGGCCGCGGGCTACACCGTCGCCGCCAATTACGCAGGCAATGACGAGGCCGCCGGCAAATTCACTGAGGAAACCGGCATCAAGACCTATAAATGGTCGGTCGCCGATTACGACGCCTGCGCCGAGGGCATCGCGAAAGTCGAGTCCGAGCTCGGCCCGATCGACATCCTCGTGAACAATGCCGGCATCACCCGCGACGCCCCGTTCCACAAGATGACACGCGAGCAATGGACTCAGGTGATGGACACGAACCTGTCGGGCCTGTTCAACATGACGCATCCGCTCTGGCCCGGCATGCGCGAACGGAAATTCGGCCGCGTGATCAGCATCAGTTCAATCAATGGCCAGAAGGGCCAGTTCGGCCAGGCCAATTACTCGGCGGCGAAGGCGGGCGATCTCGGCTTTACCAAGGCGCTCGCACAGGAAGGGGCGCGCGCCGGCATTACGGTCAACGCGATCTGCCCCGGCTATATCGCCACCGAGATGGTGATGGCCGTCCCCGAGAAGGTGCGCGAGTCCATCATCGCCACGATTCCCGTCGGACGGCTCGGCGAACCCGAGGATATCGCGCGCTGCGTGGTCTTCCTTGCCTCCGACGAGGCCGGGTTCATCACCGGGTCGACGATCACCGCGAATGGCGGACAGTATCTCACCTGAGGCTCACGCATTTCCGCAAGGAGGGGTCGCCACCGCGCGGCCCCTTTTTCATTTGAGCCACCCGAGGCGCATGGCTAAATCGCGCCCATGACCCGCAAGACCGCCACCACCCTCGGATTTATCGCCGTGCTGCTCTGGGCGCTGCTCGCCCTGTTCACGGTGGGCAGCGCGCCGGTGCCCCCGCTTCAGCTCAACGCGCTCTGCTTCGCGGTCGGCGGGGCGATCGGTCTTGTCTGGCTGTGGCGGCGAAACGCCTGGAAGGAACTGTCCGGCGTCTCACCCGGCGTCTATGCCTTCGGCACGCTCGGGATCTTCGGCTTCCATTTCCTGTTCTTTTCCGCGCTGCGCCACGCTCCCGCGGCAGAAGCTTCGCTCGTCACCTATCTCTGGCCGCTGATGATCGTGCTGCTTTCCGGCCTTCTGCCCGGCGAGCGCCTGCGCCCGCTGCACATCCTGGGAGCCGCCCTCGGTTTCGGCGGTGCGGCCCTCGTCATCCTCGGCGGCTCAGGCATCGGAGAGGGGACGTCCATGGGATATTTCTACGCGCTCGCGGCGGCCATCACATGGACCGGCTATTCGGTCGTCTCCCGTCGCCTCGGCGACGTCACGAC
The nucleotide sequence above comes from Celeribacter indicus. Encoded proteins:
- a CDS encoding DMT family transporter; this translates as MTRKTATTLGFIAVLLWALLALFTVGSAPVPPLQLNALCFAVGGAIGLVWLWRRNAWKELSGVSPGVYAFGTLGIFGFHFLFFSALRHAPAAEASLVTYLWPLMIVLLSGLLPGERLRPLHILGAALGFGGAALVILGGSGIGEGTSMGYFYALAAAITWTGYSVVSRRLGDVTTASVAVFCILAALLASVTHLTFEETVWPATPAGWASIAALGLGPVGGAFYVWDIGVKKGDIQLLGTASYAAPLLSTVFLVLAGIAVPHLSLLIAAALVTAGAGLAAFASRQTG
- a CDS encoding beta-ketoacyl-ACP reductase produces the protein MSRVALVTGGSRGIGAAISKALKAAGYTVAANYAGNDEAAGKFTEETGIKTYKWSVADYDACAEGIAKVESELGPIDILVNNAGITRDAPFHKMTREQWTQVMDTNLSGLFNMTHPLWPGMRERKFGRVISISSINGQKGQFGQANYSAAKAGDLGFTKALAQEGARAGITVNAICPGYIATEMVMAVPEKVRESIIATIPVGRLGEPEDIARCVVFLASDEAGFITGSTITANGGQYLT